In Candidatus Methylacidiphilales bacterium, one DNA window encodes the following:
- a CDS encoding BatA domain-containing protein encodes MTFLNFGALFGLAAIGIPIAIHLLNKMQVREMPWAAMRFLLESIEKNQRRLQIEDLILLLLRCLLVALLILALSRPNWESGRHQSGTHVATAVMILDNSYSMGLTNGIQTRLEQAQAAAEQIIQAFPQGSSSALFFASNNVQPAIPEPTYDFNLLRKTVRDAKLTDRATDLSVALQLAVDTLQKHGGGGSREIYLITDGQANGWGQLDQLSKQMSEIQKQIAVHIILVGDQSESNLGVTGLRLDNGLAPVNQPLRCSVEISNGSQSEVRDVRVSLQVDDEPSIDEKIIDRIAARSSRSVSLFAKIRSDGYHTITAKIPPDRLPADDHRTLALHAVHKVKVLLIQGSASSVRSQSDDFFVRNALVPVAPAEVDSYYIKTTSITASQLSGISLDDYDAVFLLGVDSLALTQVQTFMDYVRQGGGLAILPGPHCDLDFYNGQLGRGNFLPARLGITKGDPNQHDKPFILQSKDYDHPISALWNDPMAGTLVSSHFYAYYPLTPAPWKAPAKGDANPPDGQPRVVLHFEGGDPAVVEHTWGLGRVVLFSGSATLVWNDLPIHPAFVPLMNRMLGSLVERQEEGLNIAVGQKFSYAVSNDLLNKDVSVRVPGIQSLPRIVGKVALVNGSPTVQYDGADKAGAYCVTIGRAPGTTLYFAAQADPAESNLTPLSPEQLKVLGSAAEVVKWGPETSFKAKLSAARIGRELWFPLLILALVLAALETFLAQRFSQSR; translated from the coding sequence ATGACGTTCCTCAACTTTGGCGCCCTTTTCGGACTGGCTGCGATCGGCATTCCCATCGCCATCCATCTGCTGAACAAGATGCAGGTGCGCGAGATGCCGTGGGCGGCGATGCGTTTTTTGCTGGAGAGCATTGAAAAAAACCAGCGCCGCCTGCAAATCGAGGATCTCATTCTGCTTTTGCTGCGCTGCCTGCTCGTGGCTTTGCTGATTCTGGCGCTTTCCCGGCCAAATTGGGAATCGGGCAGGCACCAATCGGGCACCCATGTGGCCACCGCGGTGATGATCTTGGACAACTCCTACAGCATGGGGCTGACCAACGGGATCCAGACCCGGTTGGAACAGGCGCAGGCTGCGGCGGAACAAATCATCCAGGCATTCCCGCAAGGCTCTTCCTCGGCCCTGTTTTTTGCGTCAAACAACGTCCAGCCTGCGATTCCCGAGCCCACTTATGATTTCAACCTGCTGCGCAAAACGGTCCGCGACGCCAAGTTGACGGACCGGGCGACGGACCTGTCCGTGGCGTTGCAACTCGCGGTGGATACCCTGCAAAAGCACGGCGGGGGCGGGTCCAGGGAGATTTATCTCATTACGGATGGGCAGGCCAACGGCTGGGGGCAGCTTGATCAACTGAGCAAACAAATGTCCGAGATCCAGAAGCAGATCGCGGTGCATATCATTCTGGTGGGAGACCAGAGCGAGAGCAATCTGGGCGTCACGGGATTGCGACTGGACAACGGCCTGGCGCCTGTCAACCAGCCCCTGCGTTGCAGCGTCGAGATCAGCAATGGAAGCCAAAGCGAAGTGCGGGACGTCCGGGTCAGCCTGCAGGTGGATGATGAGCCTTCCATCGATGAAAAGATCATCGACCGCATCGCTGCGCGGTCATCCCGCAGCGTGTCGCTTTTTGCAAAAATCCGTTCAGACGGCTATCATACGATAACAGCCAAAATTCCTCCGGACCGCCTGCCCGCGGACGATCATCGCACTTTGGCGTTGCATGCCGTCCACAAGGTGAAAGTCTTGCTCATCCAGGGATCGGCATCCTCGGTGCGTTCGCAATCCGACGACTTTTTTGTCAGGAATGCGCTTGTGCCGGTGGCGCCCGCCGAGGTGGACAGCTATTACATCAAAACAACCAGCATCACCGCCTCGCAACTGAGCGGAATCTCATTGGATGACTACGACGCCGTCTTTCTTCTGGGGGTCGATTCGCTGGCGCTTACGCAGGTTCAGACGTTTATGGACTACGTCCGGCAGGGTGGAGGCCTGGCAATCCTTCCGGGACCCCATTGCGACCTCGATTTTTACAACGGACAATTGGGGCGGGGAAACTTTTTGCCGGCCCGGCTCGGTATTACGAAAGGAGACCCGAACCAGCATGACAAGCCGTTCATCCTGCAATCGAAGGACTACGATCATCCCATCAGCGCGCTTTGGAACGACCCGATGGCGGGCACGCTGGTTTCGTCCCATTTTTACGCTTATTACCCGCTCACGCCCGCGCCTTGGAAAGCGCCGGCCAAGGGGGATGCAAATCCGCCGGATGGGCAGCCGCGCGTGGTTCTTCATTTTGAGGGTGGCGATCCGGCCGTCGTGGAACACACATGGGGATTGGGGCGGGTTGTTTTATTCTCGGGCAGCGCGACACTTGTTTGGAATGATTTGCCCATCCACCCGGCATTTGTTCCCCTCATGAACCGGATGCTGGGTTCTCTGGTTGAACGGCAGGAGGAAGGCTTGAACATCGCAGTGGGGCAAAAATTCTCGTACGCCGTGAGCAACGACCTGCTGAACAAGGACGTGAGTGTGAGGGTGCCGGGGATCCAGAGCCTCCCGCGCATCGTGGGCAAGGTTGCCTTGGTGAACGGAAGCCCCACCGTACAATATGACGGGGCCGACAAGGCGGGCGCCTACTGTGTCACCATTGGACGCGCTCCTGGTACCACGCTTTACTTTGCGGCGCAGGCCGACCCCGCCGAATCCAACCTGACGCCTTTGTCGCCCGAGCAGTTGAAGGTGCTTGGGAGCGCGGCCGAGGTGGTGAAATGGGGCCCGGAGACTTCTTTTAAAGCAAAACTTTCCGCCGCGCGGATTGGCCGGGAATTGTGGTTTCCGCTGCTGATTCTGGCGCTGGTTTTGGCCGCGCTTGAAACATTCCTGGCACAACGCTTTAGCCAATCGAGGTGA
- a CDS encoding DUF58 domain-containing protein → MEKSARHELLDPDALARGEALGIMARTVVEGYRVGEHRSPFRGFAIEFAQHREYTVGDDLRHLDWKVLGKTDRYYIKQYEQDTNFVASIALDGSASMNYGSGKLSKFQYAKALAACLAYLVVLQGDSVSLQLFDERIRETAQRTDNVGKLLLIMDQLAAFETRETTHLGNSLNDLAQMIRSRGIIILISDFFDDEASIEAGIQRLRFGGSEVIVFHVLDACELEFPFQGMVEFIGLEGGARLKIAPADLRKSYLKTFNEYRERIRSICDHAGCHYVLVNTEKTLAEILSEYLAFRHKVTSR, encoded by the coding sequence ATGGAAAAGTCTGCCCGTCACGAATTGCTGGATCCCGACGCGCTCGCCCGGGGTGAGGCACTTGGGATCATGGCCCGCACAGTGGTCGAGGGATACCGTGTGGGGGAGCACCGTTCTCCGTTTCGCGGATTTGCCATCGAGTTTGCCCAGCACCGTGAATACACGGTCGGCGATGATTTGCGCCACCTGGACTGGAAGGTGCTTGGGAAAACCGACCGTTATTACATCAAGCAATACGAACAGGACACGAATTTTGTCGCCAGCATTGCGTTGGACGGCAGCGCGTCCATGAATTACGGGTCGGGCAAGCTCTCCAAATTTCAATATGCCAAGGCCCTGGCCGCGTGCCTGGCCTATCTGGTGGTGCTTCAGGGGGACTCCGTCTCGTTGCAGCTTTTTGACGAGAGAATCCGGGAAACGGCGCAGCGAACCGACAATGTGGGGAAACTTCTCCTGATCATGGACCAGTTGGCCGCTTTTGAGACCCGGGAAACGACGCATCTGGGCAACAGCCTGAATGACCTGGCGCAGATGATACGGTCCCGCGGCATCATCATTCTTATCAGCGATTTTTTCGATGATGAGGCTTCGATTGAAGCGGGAATCCAGCGCCTGCGTTTCGGCGGAAGCGAAGTCATTGTTTTCCATGTGCTCGACGCCTGCGAGCTGGAATTTCCATTTCAAGGCATGGTGGAATTTATCGGGCTGGAGGGGGGCGCCCGGCTGAAAATTGCGCCCGCCGATTTGCGCAAGAGCTACCTCAAAACCTTCAATGAATACCGCGAGCGCATCCGTTCCATTTGCGACCATGCGGGCTGTCATTATGTCCTTGTGAACACCGAAAAAACGCTGGCTGAAATCCTGAGCGAGTACCTGGCTTTCCGTCACAAGGTGACGTCGCGTTAG
- a CDS encoding MoxR family ATPase: MSAETESAVPSTEVLEQTPPAPEQAQSDIQAVEFCRNAHASIQTELSKVIVGQSQVVEEILIAIFTRSHALLVGVPGLAKTLLISTLAQTLHMSFRRIQFTPDLMPSDITGTEVIYQDPTSGEKQFKFLPGPLFSNIVLADEINRTPPKTQAAMLEAMQERRVTVGGNTRKLPEPFFVLATQNPLEQEGTYPLPEAQLDRFLFLIYVDYPSDDEEFMIMKMGTGMVGEKPQPVLNAEQVLFIQETVKTIPVPDHVYMYAKRIVRATRCKTEEALPFCKKWLSFGAGPRASLALIMAAKAHALIHGQVYVGCHNVAAVAHSILRHRMALNFAAQGEEITTDKIVDMLLEEIPQNEPLA, from the coding sequence ATGAGCGCCGAGACCGAATCTGCCGTCCCATCCACCGAAGTCCTGGAACAAACCCCGCCCGCCCCCGAACAGGCGCAGAGCGACATCCAGGCGGTGGAATTTTGCAGGAACGCCCATGCCAGCATCCAGACCGAGCTTTCCAAAGTGATTGTCGGGCAGTCCCAGGTGGTTGAGGAAATCCTGATTGCCATCTTCACCCGGAGCCATGCGTTGTTGGTGGGTGTGCCCGGGCTGGCGAAGACGCTCTTGATTTCCACGCTTGCGCAAACCCTGCACATGAGTTTCCGGCGCATCCAGTTTACGCCGGACCTGATGCCCAGTGACATCACGGGCACCGAGGTTATTTACCAGGACCCGACCTCGGGCGAGAAGCAGTTCAAGTTCCTTCCCGGGCCGTTGTTTTCCAACATTGTGCTTGCGGACGAAATCAATCGTACGCCGCCCAAGACGCAGGCCGCGATGCTCGAGGCGATGCAGGAGCGGCGGGTGACGGTCGGCGGCAACACGCGCAAGCTTCCCGAACCATTTTTTGTGCTGGCCACGCAAAACCCGCTGGAACAGGAAGGCACGTATCCCCTGCCGGAAGCGCAATTGGACCGTTTCCTCTTCCTGATCTATGTGGATTATCCGAGTGACGACGAAGAATTCATGATCATGAAGATGGGCACGGGCATGGTGGGGGAAAAGCCCCAACCGGTTTTGAACGCCGAGCAGGTGCTTTTCATCCAGGAGACGGTCAAGACGATTCCGGTTCCCGACCATGTGTATATGTACGCCAAACGGATTGTGCGGGCCACGCGATGCAAGACGGAGGAAGCGCTGCCGTTTTGCAAAAAGTGGTTGAGTTTCGGGGCCGGCCCGCGCGCGAGCCTGGCGTTGATCATGGCGGCCAAGGCGCATGCCTTGATTCATGGGCAGGTGTATGTCGGTTGCCACAACGTCGCGGCTGTCGCCCATTCCATTCTGCGGCATCGCATGGCGTTGAATTTTGCGGCCCAGGGCGAGGAAATTACCACGGATAAAATCGTGGACATGCTGCTCGAAGAAATTCCCCAGAACGAACCTCTTGCTTAA
- a CDS encoding MBL fold metallo-hydrolase — protein MRLLFLGTGTSLGVPMIGCPCEVCHSSDPRDKRFRSSVVIQNDKTILIDTTPDFRSQALLHGLNHLDAVVYTHGHNDHIIGFDDLRRYCAISGNPMPIYGSADTLEHLETIFPYAFNPPEIIPTYVRVLPHKIRKQFEIGQTSFIPLRVIHGTMPTYGYIVCDQGVKKAAYIPDCASVPEETAALLQDIPVLIIDGLRDNPHPTHLHIKAAIDVARQARAKTTYLTHLTHNIMHVRKEKELPAGVFLAYDGLSLDL, from the coding sequence ATGCGACTCCTCTTTCTCGGAACCGGCACCTCCCTGGGAGTACCCATGATAGGCTGCCCCTGCGAAGTCTGCCATTCCAGCGACCCCCGGGACAAACGCTTCAGGTCCTCCGTCGTGATTCAAAACGACAAAACCATCCTGATCGACACCACGCCCGACTTCCGCTCGCAGGCTCTGCTCCACGGATTGAACCACCTGGATGCCGTGGTTTACACACACGGCCACAACGACCACATCATCGGCTTCGACGACCTGCGGCGCTACTGCGCAATCAGCGGAAATCCCATGCCCATCTATGGCTCCGCCGACACGCTGGAACATCTCGAAACCATATTCCCTTATGCCTTCAACCCGCCCGAAATCATCCCCACCTACGTCCGCGTCCTGCCTCACAAAATCCGCAAGCAATTCGAGATCGGCCAAACCAGCTTTATCCCGTTGCGCGTCATTCATGGCACGATGCCCACCTACGGCTATATTGTGTGCGATCAAGGCGTGAAAAAAGCTGCCTATATACCCGATTGCGCTTCCGTACCGGAAGAAACAGCCGCCCTGCTGCAGGACATTCCGGTTTTGATCATCGACGGTTTGCGCGACAACCCCCACCCCACCCACCTGCACATCAAGGCGGCCATCGACGTGGCCCGCCAGGCCCGGGCCAAAACCACATACCTGACCCATCTGACCCACAACATCATGCATGTCCGCAAGGAAAAGGAACTGCCTGCGGGGGTCTTCCTCGCGTATGATGGCCTGAGCCTGGACTTATGA
- a CDS encoding TIGR03790 family protein has product MQVNPSIPLLFLLPCLAAIGQTTDPAPAQPERELNRHVMVVYNENEPSSESLARYYAQARNIGADHVLGIRCPADETVSRKAFEEQIRQPIDDYLTGKGWFKRIECTVPSTIQKLRIQRTENNPIWALVLIRGIPLRIEEDSTLPPLLQIAEPLRPNRAAVDSELALLPCLGFPAAGFVPNPYYSEKFIRPFSQAYADWMILVARLDGPQPSDVRAMIDSAIETEKIELTGRAYFDSRNITDPKDPYFIGDDWMRQAADAASKAGLETSLDTSPEVVPADTPWDAVALYGGWYTQDCSGPFLQPDFRFQPGAIAYHLHSFSAESIRSPDKFWVGPLVSRGVAATMGSVYEPYLKLTPNVYVFFRNLLAGLSFGEAAYQSEPALSWTITMVGDPLYRPFPRHLFESVKLAADQKSEKLPWLILRMCRLLAAQNERPLEERLNQMRTLSKFVGDSGSFQEGYADILFKLNQPPEEIISAYRQAALFATSENTAIRASLKLADYYIQLNRPTDAFAVYDSLMQHHPAKAVYFQVPQIAAQRATQTRWRQLSTETQKEITPPQPKP; this is encoded by the coding sequence ATGCAGGTTAACCCGTCCATTCCGCTTCTCTTTCTCCTGCCCTGCCTCGCGGCAATCGGCCAGACAACCGATCCCGCGCCCGCGCAACCGGAACGGGAACTCAACCGCCATGTCATGGTGGTGTACAATGAAAACGAACCGTCAAGCGAATCCCTGGCCCGGTATTACGCCCAAGCCCGCAACATCGGCGCGGATCACGTCCTGGGCATCCGCTGCCCCGCCGACGAGACCGTCTCGCGCAAGGCCTTCGAGGAACAAATCCGCCAACCCATCGACGACTACCTGACCGGAAAGGGGTGGTTCAAGCGGATTGAGTGTACCGTCCCCTCCACGATCCAAAAGCTCAGGATCCAAAGGACTGAAAACAATCCGATCTGGGCGCTGGTGCTCATCCGCGGCATTCCCCTGCGCATTGAGGAAGATTCCACCCTGCCCCCTCTCCTCCAAATCGCCGAACCCTTGCGCCCCAACCGCGCGGCGGTCGATTCCGAGTTGGCGCTTCTGCCTTGTCTTGGATTCCCTGCCGCCGGCTTTGTTCCAAATCCCTATTATTCGGAAAAATTCATCCGCCCCTTCAGCCAGGCCTATGCCGACTGGATGATCCTCGTCGCGCGCCTGGACGGCCCGCAACCCTCCGATGTCAGGGCCATGATTGATTCCGCCATCGAAACGGAAAAAATCGAGCTGACCGGACGCGCTTATTTCGATTCCCGCAACATCACGGACCCAAAGGACCCTTATTTTATCGGGGACGACTGGATGCGCCAGGCGGCCGACGCCGCCTCCAAAGCCGGCTTAGAAACATCCTTGGATACCTCGCCGGAAGTCGTGCCCGCCGACACGCCGTGGGACGCCGTCGCTTTGTACGGCGGCTGGTACACCCAGGATTGTTCCGGGCCGTTTTTGCAGCCCGACTTCCGTTTCCAACCGGGCGCCATTGCCTATCACCTCCATTCGTTCAGCGCCGAATCGATCCGCAGCCCGGATAAATTCTGGGTCGGCCCCCTGGTCAGCCGAGGAGTGGCCGCCACCATGGGTTCCGTGTACGAACCCTATTTGAAGCTCACACCCAACGTCTATGTCTTTTTCCGGAACCTGCTCGCGGGCCTTTCGTTTGGCGAGGCCGCCTACCAATCCGAACCGGCGCTGTCCTGGACCATCACCATGGTCGGCGACCCCCTCTACCGCCCCTTCCCGCGGCATCTGTTTGAAAGCGTCAAACTGGCTGCCGACCAGAAATCCGAAAAACTTCCCTGGCTCATCCTCCGCATGTGCCGACTGCTGGCCGCGCAGAACGAGCGCCCGCTGGAAGAGCGTTTGAACCAGATGCGCACCCTCTCCAAATTTGTCGGCGATTCCGGGTCGTTCCAGGAAGGGTATGCGGACATTTTATTCAAGCTAAACCAGCCTCCGGAAGAAATTATTTCCGCCTACCGCCAGGCCGCACTGTTCGCCACCTCCGAAAACACCGCCATCCGAGCCTCATTGAAACTGGCGGATTACTACATCCAACTCAACCGCCCAACTGACGCCTTTGCGGTTTACGACAGCCTGATGCAGCACCACCCGGCCAAGGCGGTTTATTTCCAGGTTCCGCAAATCGCCGCCCAACGCGCCACCCAAACCCGCTGGCGCCAGCTTTCAACCGAAACGCAAAAAGAAATCACCCCGCCCCAACCCAAGCCGTAA
- a CDS encoding type II toxin-antitoxin system RelE/ParE family toxin: MAYKIDYKKSVEKDLAHISKPEAKRILDKIDKTLVARPTDYPMLKGEFSGMRKLRVGDYRVIFVILDAEVLVLRIGHRKEIYGR; the protein is encoded by the coding sequence TTGGCCTATAAAATCGATTACAAAAAGAGCGTCGAAAAAGACCTTGCACATATTAGCAAGCCTGAAGCAAAACGCATACTTGATAAGATTGATAAAACCTTGGTTGCACGCCCTACTGATTATCCCATGCTTAAGGGGGAATTTTCAGGTATGAGAAAACTCAGGGTTGGAGATTATCGGGTGATTTTTGTTATTCTCGATGCCGAAGTGCTTGTCTTGCGTATAGGACATCGAAAAGAAATATACGGCAGATGA
- a CDS encoding ribbon-helix-helix protein, CopG family, protein MSIAVSIRLPDVLAKELKSIAEETERPRSFHIQKALESYVEDFADVQIALDRLRDQKDSIISSRELRKSLGL, encoded by the coding sequence ATGAGTATTGCAGTGTCCATCCGATTGCCAGATGTTTTAGCCAAGGAATTAAAATCCATTGCTGAAGAAACTGAGCGCCCCCGTTCATTTCACATTCAAAAAGCCCTTGAAAGTTACGTTGAGGACTTTGCAGATGTGCAAATCGCTTTAGATCGTTTACGCGACCAAAAAGATTCGATTATTTCAAGCCGGGAACTGAGGAAATCACTTGGCCTATAA
- a CDS encoding type II toxin-antitoxin system HicB family antitoxin has translation MRYAVLIEKSETGYGAYVPDLPGCIAVGETIEETEKLIKEAVEFHLDGLREDGVDIPSPSSVAEYVEV, from the coding sequence ATGCGCTACGCGGTTTTAATTGAAAAATCCGAAACTGGATACGGTGCTTATGTCCCTGATCTTCCCGGATGTATTGCCGTGGGCGAAACCATCGAAGAAACCGAAAAACTGATTAAAGAAGCAGTTGAGTTTCACCTTGATGGCCTCAGAGAAGATGGGGTGGACATTCCATCTCCTTCTTCTGTTGCAGAATACGTCGAAGTATAA
- a CDS encoding DUF4259 domain-containing protein, translating into MGAWNFGPFDNDDAGDWLYELEKSSDTSAIADALHRVTDIGDEYLEAPDCSSAIAAAEIIAALHGQPVAKFPDNAKQWVDTHGTLNAAALVPTALAALQRIRTNSELKELWDESDDAPKWYATIDDLAKRLNT; encoded by the coding sequence ATGGGAGCATGGAACTTCGGACCATTTGACAACGATGATGCAGGCGATTGGCTTTATGAACTTGAGAAGTCGTCTGATACATCAGCGATTGCTGACGCGCTACACCGCGTTACCGACATTGGCGATGAGTATTTAGAAGCCCCAGATTGTTCCAGTGCCATTGCAGCGGCAGAGATTATCGCAGCACTCCACGGCCAGCCTGTCGCCAAGTTCCCCGACAACGCCAAACAGTGGGTGGACACGCACGGTACGCTCAACGCCGCCGCTCTCGTTCCGACTGCACTGGCTGCACTTCAACGCATCCGAACCAACTCCGAGCTGAAAGAACTCTGGGATGAGTCCGACGATGCGCCCAAGTGGTATGCGACGATCGATGACCTTGCCAAACGACTCAATACCTAA